From one Deltaproteobacteria bacterium genomic stretch:
- a CDS encoding tetratricopeptide repeat protein, giving the protein MKKLYAIGRFLLLFSISWFLFGCWPLASHILTPTTSSGLFTRLGSTAPSFGPIYVGITREKAEKYLGVPVLTMVLDKDVYVAVYRYERERSVIETMIADSLDVATFGLGTYMVSPVDRFNGTWHLMAVTYEVVDKHGNRDRVLAVRDRPRNSPLAIYYAELSRRSLIKGEWDQGIEAATRAVSLDSRLASSYVYRARALYEKGRFDEAIRDCDRALVLDSKIAEAYNTRALAFREKGDFKSALRDFKSACKLDLRSACENMATVVVKK; this is encoded by the coding sequence GTGAAAAAGCTTTATGCCATCGGAAGATTCCTTCTCTTGTTTTCCATTTCCTGGTTTCTTTTCGGGTGCTGGCCCCTGGCCTCACATATCCTGACCCCTACGACGAGTTCAGGGCTCTTCACCAGGTTGGGTTCTACCGCCCCCTCCTTCGGCCCGATCTATGTGGGGATCACCCGCGAAAAGGCTGAGAAGTATCTGGGTGTCCCTGTGCTTACAATGGTTCTGGACAAGGATGTCTATGTGGCCGTTTACAGGTACGAGAGGGAGAGAAGTGTAATCGAGACCATGATCGCGGATTCCCTTGATGTTGCGACTTTTGGACTGGGTACTTACATGGTCAGCCCGGTGGATCGGTTCAATGGAACCTGGCATCTGATGGCCGTGACCTACGAGGTTGTCGACAAGCATGGAAACCGGGACCGAGTGTTGGCCGTGAGGGACAGGCCGAGAAACAGCCCCCTTGCGATCTATTATGCAGAGTTGAGTCGCCGCAGCCTCATTAAGGGGGAATGGGATCAAGGAATCGAGGCCGCAACAAGGGCCGTTTCCCTGGATTCCAGGCTCGCTTCTTCCTATGTTTACCGGGCCCGGGCCCTTTATGAAAAGGGACGGTTTGATGAGGCCATCCGGGATTGTGACAGGGCTTTGGTGTTGGATTCGAAAATTGCGGAAGCATACAATACCAGGGCGTTGGCCTTTCGGGAGAAGGGAGACTTCAAGTCGGCCCTGAGAGATTTCAAATCGGCCTGCAAACTCGATCTGCGGTCGGCCTGTGAGAACATGGCGACGGTGGTGGTAAAGAAATAG
- a CDS encoding DMT family transporter, with protein MELPFYHIGELAALGAAFLWAVATVLFRRIGFEIPPLLLNLLKGLVSLLLVGPTLLLTQESHTPVEPAGWLLLLLSGVFGIGCGDTFFFASLNRIGEGRSVLIVETVAPLFATLFSMGFLYEFLPLQGFLGIAVTVAGVGWVLAERTTPSDGARRRAKRGILLGLAAAFFQAVGSVLSRAAFLHTEITPMWSTLIRLIGGNLFLLVFIPLRGQALFPRALMSLKIWTFILAATFFGTYLGILFQQISLKYTSAGIAQTLMGTSALFVLPFTLLRGERVSLRAVLGALVALCGIFLLFSLK; from the coding sequence ATGGAACTGCCTTTTTACCACATCGGCGAGCTGGCCGCCCTGGGGGCGGCTTTCCTTTGGGCGGTGGCCACCGTCCTTTTTCGCCGCATCGGGTTCGAAATCCCTCCCCTCCTTTTGAATCTGCTAAAGGGCCTGGTCAGTCTCTTACTGGTGGGCCCAACCTTACTCCTCACTCAAGAGTCACACACCCCTGTGGAACCTGCGGGCTGGTTGCTGCTCCTTTTAAGCGGGGTGTTCGGCATCGGCTGCGGCGACACCTTTTTTTTCGCATCCCTGAACCGGATCGGCGAGGGCCGCTCGGTCCTGATCGTCGAAACGGTGGCCCCACTTTTCGCCACTCTTTTCTCGATGGGGTTCCTGTATGAATTTCTTCCTCTCCAGGGATTCCTTGGAATCGCTGTGACCGTGGCTGGGGTCGGCTGGGTCCTTGCCGAGAGAACCACTCCCTCCGACGGCGCCAGAAGGCGGGCCAAGCGCGGAATTCTTCTTGGACTTGCGGCCGCCTTTTTCCAGGCGGTCGGTTCGGTTCTTTCCAGGGCGGCCTTCCTTCACACCGAGATCACGCCGATGTGGAGCACCCTGATCCGGCTGATCGGTGGGAACCTCTTTTTACTCGTTTTCATCCCCCTTCGGGGCCAGGCCCTGTTTCCAAGAGCATTGATGTCTCTGAAGATCTGGACATTCATTCTCGCTGCGACCTTTTTTGGAACCTACCTGGGCATCCTGTTTCAACAGATCTCCCTGAAATATACCAGTGCAGGGATCGCTCAGACCCTCATGGGAACGAGCGCTTTGTTCGTCCTGCCTTTCACTCTCTTGCGGGGAGAACGGGTAAGCCTGCGGGCGGTACTGGGTGCCCTCGTTGCCCTCTGCGGTATCTTTTTGCTCTTCAGTCTGAAATGA
- a CDS encoding reductive dehalogenase: MHETVNKSDSSLEREFPFQVPDYRFDQKNEMFKRRTWDPEFKPHGDRLYNTIKFQDRYGYRKLDYALRNAAWNLEYGYAFGNMCSNYGLYSWDHIPAKAKRFVETGGAVKNSPEVNTRIVKKAARLFGADLVGVCYAHPNLVYSHEYDLVHMEHKPLELPPGCTNAIVMAIEMNYEATRYSPDAISGAATGLGYSMQAVVANLLAAFIRGLGYRAVPSGNDTALSIPLAMAAGLGELGRMGLLITPVFGPRVRICKVFTDLPLVHDTYRPFGVAKFCETCKKCARNCPSQAITFGEPTMEGPSMSNFSGVLKWYINPEKCFLFWVKNWMDCNNCVMSCPFNKPAGKIHDLTRFLIRRAPIFNRAFLWMDDLMGYGKPLRNKRYWERP, from the coding sequence ATGCACGAAACAGTGAACAAATCGGATTCCTCCCTGGAAAGGGAATTCCCTTTCCAGGTTCCCGACTACCGCTTCGATCAAAAAAACGAGATGTTCAAGAGGCGAACCTGGGATCCGGAGTTCAAGCCCCATGGAGACCGCCTTTACAATACCATCAAGTTCCAGGACAGATACGGATACCGCAAATTGGATTATGCCTTGCGTAATGCCGCATGGAACCTGGAATACGGGTATGCATTCGGCAATATGTGCAGCAACTACGGGCTCTATTCCTGGGACCACATCCCGGCAAAGGCCAAGCGTTTCGTGGAAACGGGAGGGGCTGTCAAGAACAGCCCCGAGGTCAACACCCGTATCGTGAAAAAGGCGGCCAGGCTTTTCGGGGCGGACCTTGTGGGCGTCTGTTACGCCCACCCCAATCTCGTCTATTCCCACGAATACGACCTCGTTCACATGGAACACAAGCCGCTGGAACTACCGCCGGGATGCACCAACGCCATCGTCATGGCCATAGAGATGAACTACGAGGCGACCCGCTACTCCCCGGATGCCATATCTGGCGCGGCCACCGGCCTCGGCTACTCGATGCAGGCCGTAGTGGCCAACCTCCTGGCCGCTTTTATCCGCGGCCTCGGGTACCGCGCGGTCCCGTCCGGGAACGACACCGCCCTGTCCATCCCCCTGGCCATGGCTGCCGGCCTTGGAGAACTGGGACGCATGGGACTTCTTATCACCCCCGTGTTCGGGCCGCGGGTCAGGATATGCAAGGTTTTCACGGACCTTCCCCTTGTCCACGACACCTATCGACCTTTCGGGGTTGCCAAATTCTGCGAAACATGCAAAAAATGCGCGAGAAACTGCCCTTCCCAGGCCATCACCTTCGGGGAGCCGACCATGGAGGGACCTTCCATGTCCAACTTTTCCGGGGTCCTGAAATGGTATATCAACCCGGAAAAATGTTTTCTCTTCTGGGTCAAGAACTGGATGGATTGCAACAATTGTGTCATGTCCTGCCCCTTTAACAAGCCCGCGGGAAAGATCCATGACCTTACCAGGTTCTTGATCCGCCGCGCGCCGATTTTCAACCGTGCCTTCCTGTGGATGGACGATCTCATGGGATACGGGAAACCTCTGCGGAACAAGAGATACTGGGAACGGCCTTAA
- a CDS encoding reductive dehalogenase, with amino-acid sequence MKVVNEPTYKKYITGELKRFDDRNTAFSRGHVEGNKYTAMHEKGITNMLNAPPGQTILDHATSVAGGTVDYVVRMNLLGREMKPIYNDGYRLKDPDPAAMSRVIKEKAKWIGADDVGIARINPLWIYSHWGHHNVKYSQAAEVGDPIELPSGYKFVIVMLNELAHEVIQRSPAVEYETDISYSKGVWCAASLATFITELGYRAIPTVNEIGINVAMAVDAGLGEMGRSGQLITRDYGPRVRISKVFTDLPLIPDRPVDIGVQEFCEKCAICAQYCPSEAIPMGERTDRAWDECNSPGMLKWPIHAMKCFDWWVKNGNHCSICIRVCPWNKPNDALHKGVRFFAERNIFTRLIVRMDQMMGYGKQVVKDGPVKDCSVERKKR; translated from the coding sequence ATGAAAGTCGTGAATGAACCCACATACAAGAAATACATTACAGGGGAACTGAAACGATTCGACGACCGGAATACGGCCTTCAGCCGGGGCCACGTGGAGGGGAACAAGTACACGGCCATGCACGAGAAAGGCATCACGAACATGCTGAACGCCCCTCCGGGTCAAACCATCCTGGACCATGCAACGTCGGTGGCCGGGGGCACTGTGGATTACGTGGTGCGCATGAATCTCCTCGGGAGGGAAATGAAGCCGATCTATAATGACGGGTATCGTCTGAAGGATCCAGACCCCGCCGCCATGAGCCGGGTAATCAAAGAAAAGGCCAAATGGATCGGAGCGGACGACGTGGGCATCGCCCGGATCAACCCCCTGTGGATCTATTCCCACTGGGGCCACCACAACGTCAAGTATTCCCAGGCCGCCGAAGTAGGGGATCCGATTGAACTTCCATCCGGATATAAGTTCGTGATCGTCATGCTCAACGAGTTGGCACACGAAGTCATACAGCGGTCCCCTGCGGTTGAATACGAAACGGACATCAGCTACTCAAAAGGGGTATGGTGCGCGGCCTCCCTCGCTACTTTCATAACTGAACTCGGGTACCGGGCCATACCGACGGTCAATGAAATCGGGATCAACGTGGCCATGGCCGTGGATGCCGGCCTGGGTGAAATGGGGCGGAGCGGGCAGCTCATCACCCGCGATTACGGCCCCAGAGTGCGCATCAGCAAGGTCTTTACGGATCTCCCCCTTATTCCTGACCGACCCGTTGATATCGGGGTCCAGGAGTTTTGCGAGAAGTGCGCGATCTGCGCCCAATACTGTCCCAGCGAGGCGATTCCCATGGGGGAGAGAACAGACAGGGCATGGGATGAGTGCAATTCCCCCGGTATGCTGAAATGGCCGATCCATGCCATGAAATGCTTTGATTGGTGGGTTAAAAACGGGAACCACTGCTCCATTTGTATTCGCGTTTGCCCGTGGAACAAGCCCAACGACGCCCTCCACAAAGGGGTCCGTTTCTTTGCGGAGCGAAACATCTTCACCCGACTCATCGTCCGGATGGATCAAATGATGGGTTACGGGAAACAGGTGGTGAAGGACGGCCCAGTAAAGGACTGCTCCGTGGAGCGAAAGAAGAGATGA